The following proteins are co-located in the Malus sylvestris chromosome 13, drMalSylv7.2, whole genome shotgun sequence genome:
- the LOC126597452 gene encoding putative Myb family transcription factor At1g14600 gives MTTSSCSARNGAVRQYVRSKVPRLRWTPELHRCFLQAIERLGGHRKATPKLVLQFMDVKGLTISHVKSHLQMYRSMKGYPIRRQDRVQTRKLHSFEEAKDDGCVEEVNGLSFYPSSKPPENPIPRSSATPAVQKATTETMSSNISENSQPQQQMQCSQGGIYVRVSNPYSFDDYMLALGIKEDPHPSAFKFALPESEFLKVTTKQEAGRAHAKDDDEASECELSLSLSLHHPPSHKSNASSSDLSGAISSSYSRSNYKDCSASSSGNRSLNLNLSIALCSN, from the exons atgacTACAAGTAGTTGCAGTGCAAGGAACGGCGCTGTTAGGCAGTATGTGAGATCCAAGGTGCCTCGTTTGAGATGGACTCCTGAGCTTCATCGCTGCTTTCTTCAGGCCATCGAAAGGCTCGGAGGCCATAGAA AGGCTACTCCAAAACTTGTTCTTCAGTTCATGGATGTCAAAGGGCTCACCATTTCTCATGTCAAAAGCCATCTCCAG ATGTATAGAAGCATGAAAGGCTACCCGATTAGAAGACAAG ATAGGGTGCAAACAAGAAAACTACATTCGTTTGAAGAGGCCAAGGATGATGGGTGTGTTGAAGAAGTAAATGGTCTGAGCTTTTACCCATCTTCCAAACCACCAGAGAATCCGATTCCCAGGTCATCTGCAACCCCCGCCGTTCAAAAAG CAACAACCGAGACGATGAGTTCAAACATATCAGAGAATTCGCAGCCGCAGCAGCAGATGCAATGCAGCCAAGGAGGAATATATGTGAGAGTCTCAAATCCGTACTCTTTTGATGATTATATGCTGGCATTGGGAATAAAGGAGGATCCTCACCCTTCAGCCTTCAAATTTGCTTTGCCAGAGTCTGAGTTCTTgaag GTTACCACCAAACAAGAGGCAGGAAGAGCACATGCCAAAGACGATGACGAAGCCAGTGAATGTGAATTATCACTGTCCCTCTCGTTACACCATCCCCCCTCCCACAAGAGTAATGCTTCTTCAAGTGACTTAAGTGGTGCAATCTCATCGTCCTACTCTAGGTCTAACTACAAAGACTGCTCCGCCTCTTCTTCCGGGAATCGGAGCCTTAATCTGAATCTTTCGATTGCTCTCTGCAGTAACTGA